A single genomic interval of Helianthus annuus cultivar XRQ/B chromosome 13, HanXRQr2.0-SUNRISE, whole genome shotgun sequence harbors:
- the LOC110902145 gene encoding putative F-box/LRR-repeat protein At3g49150, whose product MDFVRDTTSIIEEGEKEEENKDRISNLPDELIHHIVSFLDMKYAVQTSALSHKWEHIWTSIRCLNFNICAFRTPRLFAKFVKDALSHQNNHVEESKVQLTITGAATPSVVKSIVNNVYLHNVRDLNMTWLTTRKFHQFPECLFSSDTLKHLTLATGDQSFYLHKASCIPKVAWNFPALETLCLRSMHLGDKGDESLDLFSKCVNLRDLTLHNCCMYGLKIFNICAPELTNLTIRATSYPDVVHVVAPKLENLTASVRGTINRFPFKYVSLQLSTEGFDSLEKVNLSLSMPYYEPKRFFPLLLSLFQKLHSTKYLVINLDIIEVPQKRSRQQEHDETMAKKVAKLKTEKKQPETAAQGKRLLEAKTEPPSPRLSSSIVSFPLP is encoded by the exons ATGGATTTCGTACGTGATACAACAAGTATCATCGAagaaggagaaaaagaagaagaaaataaaGATAGAATAAGCAACTTGCCAGATGAACTTATTCATCACATTGTCTCTTTTCTTGACATGAAATACGCTGTTCAGACTAGCGCACTGTCTCATAAATGGGAGCATATTTGGACCTCAATTCGCTGTCTTAACTTTAATATTTGTGCATTTCGTACACCGCGTTTGTTTGCCAAATTTGTGAAGGACGCACTATCTCATCAAAACAATCATGTAGAAGAATCTAAGGTTCAGCTCACAATCACTGGAGCAGCCACCCCGTCTGTTGTTAAAAgcattgtaaacaatgtatatCTGCATAATGTTAGGGACCTGAATATGACATGGCTTACCACTAGGAAATTCCATCAGTTCCCAGAATGTCTTTTCAGTTCTGATACTCTCAAACATCTCACCCTTGCAACCGGTGACCAATCTTTCTATCTACACAAAGCCAGCTGCATACCAAAAGTAGCTTGGAATTTTCCAGCTTTAGAAACTCTGTGTTTGAGGAGTATGCATTTAGGTGACAAAGGAGATGAGAGCCTTGATCTTTTTTCCAAGTGTGTAAACCTAAGGGACCTCACATTACATAACTGTTGCATGTATGGCTTGAAGATTTTCAATATTTGTGCTCCAGAACTTACAAATCTCACAATAAGGGCCACCTCATACCCAGATGTTGTCCATGTCGTCGCTCCTAAACTTGAGAATCTTACTGCATCTGTCAGGGGTACTATTAATCGATTTCCATTCAAATATGTATCTCTGCAGTTGTCCACAGAGGGTTTTGATTCTCTTGAGAAAGTGAATCTTTCCTTGTCAATGCCCTATTACGAACCAAAGAGATTTTTTCCGTTGCTTCTCAGTTTGTTTCAAAAGCTCCACAGCACCAAATATCTGGTTATTAATTTGGATATCATTGAG GTGCCACAGAAGAGATCAAGGCAGCAGGAACATGATGAGACAATGGCTAAGAAGGTGGCCAAATTGAAGACAGAAAAGAAGCAACCAGAGACTGCGGCCCAAGGGAAGAGATTGTTGGAGGCAAAGACTGAACCTCCTTCTCCAAGACTGTCTTCATCTATTGTAAGCTTTCCATTACCTTGA